One region of Streptomyces capillispiralis genomic DNA includes:
- the gap gene encoding type I glyceraldehyde-3-phosphate dehydrogenase, translating to MTIRVGINGFGRIGRNYFRALLEQGADIEIVAVNDLGDTATTAHLLKYDTILGRLKQEVSHTADTITVDGKTIKVLSERNPADIPWGELGVDIVIESTGIFTKKADAEKHIAGGAKKVLISAPAKDEDITVVMGVNHEKYDPANHHVISNASCTTNCVAPMAKVLDENFGIVKGLMTTVHAYTNDQRILDFPHKDLRRARAAAENIIPTTTGAAKATALVLPQLKGKLDGMAMRVPVPTGSVTDLVVELSREVTKEEVNAAFQKAAEGELKGYLEYTEDEIVSSDIVNAPASCTFDSSLTMVQEGKSVKVIGWYDNEWGYSNRLVDLTVFVGNQL from the coding sequence GTGACGATCCGCGTAGGCATCAACGGGTTTGGCCGCATCGGTCGCAACTACTTCCGCGCACTGCTGGAGCAGGGCGCCGACATCGAGATCGTGGCCGTCAACGACCTGGGTGACACGGCGACCACTGCGCACCTGCTGAAGTACGACACCATCCTGGGCCGCCTCAAGCAGGAGGTCTCCCACACCGCCGACACGATCACCGTGGACGGCAAAACGATCAAGGTGCTCTCCGAGCGCAACCCCGCCGACATCCCGTGGGGCGAGCTGGGCGTCGACATCGTCATCGAGTCGACCGGCATCTTCACCAAGAAGGCCGACGCCGAGAAGCACATCGCCGGCGGCGCGAAGAAGGTCCTCATCTCGGCTCCGGCCAAGGACGAGGACATCACCGTGGTCATGGGCGTCAACCACGAGAAGTACGACCCGGCGAACCACCACGTCATCTCCAACGCCTCCTGCACCACCAACTGCGTGGCGCCGATGGCGAAGGTGCTCGACGAGAACTTCGGCATCGTCAAGGGCCTGATGACGACGGTGCACGCGTACACGAACGACCAGCGCATCCTCGACTTCCCGCACAAGGACCTGCGCCGCGCCCGTGCCGCCGCCGAGAACATCATCCCGACCACGACGGGCGCCGCCAAGGCCACCGCCCTGGTGCTCCCGCAGCTCAAGGGCAAGCTGGACGGCATGGCCATGCGCGTCCCGGTCCCGACCGGCTCGGTCACCGACCTGGTCGTGGAGCTCTCCCGCGAGGTCACCAAGGAAGAGGTCAACGCCGCCTTCCAGAAGGCCGCCGAGGGCGAGCTCAAGGGCTACCTCGAGTACACCGAGGACGAGATCGTCTCCTCCGACATCGTCAACGCCCCGGCGTCCTGCACCTTCGACTCCTCCCTGACCATGGTCCAGGAGGGCAAGAGCGTGAAGGTCATCGGCTGGTACGACAACGAGTGGGGCTACAGCAACCGCCTCGTCGACCTGACGGTCTTCGTGGGCAACCAGCTCTGA
- the secG gene encoding preprotein translocase subunit SecG — translation MGFSIALIVFSLLLMLLVLMHKGKGGGLSDMFGGGMQSSVGGSSVAERNLDRITVVVGLLWFACIVVLGITMKMNN, via the coding sequence CTGGGGTTCTCCATCGCCCTGATCGTCTTCAGCCTGCTGCTGATGCTGCTGGTGCTGATGCACAAGGGGAAGGGCGGCGGCCTCTCCGACATGTTCGGTGGTGGCATGCAGTCCTCCGTCGGCGGCTCCTCGGTCGCCGAGCGCAACCTCGACCGGATCACCGTCGTGGTCGGTCTGCTCTGGTTCGCGTGCATCGTCGTGCTCGGCATCACGATGAAGATGAACAACTGA
- a CDS encoding ABC transporter permease has translation MRATLRWAHSDLRTHRGEALFLVLATAGIVASLLLATALFGYATNPWQRVFTQARGAHVTLHTTAAADAGKLAGLDGVESVTGPHPTASLTLASRGGRASVELRGTAARPEPGRPLITSGRWLDPATPDGVVLESRLARALLTAPGDTLTVPGTARRLTVVGVADTAEPRYRPGERSGLVWALPSAVAAPDGQVIGLRLTDPGDTGYAVQRAVTELGAGAIGEVSTWQQARAEAQGDNRLLGQVLGLFGLGALAAAGFAVHGAIATRIRGHLRDISVLKAIGFTPGQVVRVFLIQHLLYALLGAVAAAVLTEALGSGVPGRLGDAVAVWQGLPGHTVALFVVPVGAVLFIGATTGLAAWRAGRVPPVPVPRPAAPPAGGLSGLARRALGARVPPALVLGWHKAFSRRPRALGAVGRLALPLLLIVVALSAWTTIDRFHGSPERMGLPTALSVRADASLGDREARALLERDPGVAAAYPGVEVAALVPGQTATIALRGLGTQREPYPFTLAEGRAARGTDEAVAGQGLLDLLHVRVGDWVRMTVGDRPQILHIVGRSIEPENAGRVISTSLDTLHANDPDLRPSLYQLRLEPGADPGAVAARLAEAGRGHLDVHTVANPADELTPLRAVVLGLIVVLALIGLLELLTAIGGTVREGERDLLALKAIGLSPRQITAVTVTATAGTALAAVLLAMALGLPLAHWLIDAQGRSSGVGAGIAQGPSPALLLLLGTAAVLGAAALAALPAARAARRRLADTLSAVT, from the coding sequence GTGCGAGCGACGCTGCGCTGGGCGCACTCCGATCTGCGCACGCACCGCGGCGAGGCGCTGTTCCTGGTCCTCGCCACCGCGGGCATCGTCGCGTCCCTGCTGCTGGCCACGGCCCTGTTCGGGTACGCGACCAATCCCTGGCAGCGGGTCTTCACCCAGGCCCGCGGCGCGCACGTGACGCTGCACACCACCGCCGCCGCGGACGCCGGGAAGCTGGCCGGCCTGGACGGGGTGGAGTCGGTCACTGGCCCCCACCCCACCGCCTCGCTCACCCTGGCCTCACGGGGCGGCCGGGCCTCCGTCGAGCTGCGCGGCACCGCCGCACGGCCCGAACCCGGCCGCCCGCTGATCACCTCCGGGCGCTGGCTGGACCCGGCCACCCCCGACGGCGTGGTCCTGGAAAGCCGTCTCGCCCGCGCCCTGCTGACGGCGCCCGGTGACACCCTCACCGTGCCGGGCACGGCGCGGCGGTTGACCGTGGTGGGCGTCGCCGACACCGCCGAGCCCCGCTACCGGCCGGGTGAGCGCTCCGGCCTGGTGTGGGCCCTGCCCTCGGCCGTGGCGGCCCCGGACGGCCAGGTGATCGGGCTGCGGCTGACCGACCCGGGCGACACCGGGTACGCCGTGCAGCGGGCGGTGACCGAGCTGGGCGCCGGGGCGATCGGCGAGGTCTCCACCTGGCAGCAGGCCCGCGCCGAGGCGCAGGGCGACAACCGGCTGCTCGGCCAGGTGCTGGGCCTGTTCGGGCTCGGCGCGCTGGCCGCCGCCGGGTTCGCCGTGCACGGGGCGATCGCCACCCGGATCCGGGGACATCTGCGGGACATCTCGGTCCTGAAGGCGATCGGTTTCACCCCCGGCCAGGTCGTGCGGGTCTTCCTCATCCAGCACCTGCTCTACGCGCTGCTCGGTGCCGTGGCCGCCGCCGTGCTCACCGAGGCGCTGGGCAGCGGGGTACCGGGGCGGCTCGGGGACGCGGTCGCCGTGTGGCAGGGGCTGCCCGGACACACCGTGGCGCTGTTCGTGGTGCCGGTGGGGGCGGTGCTGTTCATCGGCGCGACCACGGGGCTGGCCGCCTGGCGGGCGGGACGGGTGCCGCCGGTTCCGGTGCCACGGCCCGCCGCACCCCCGGCCGGGGGCCTGAGCGGACTGGCGCGGCGGGCGCTGGGGGCGCGGGTGCCTCCGGCGCTGGTCCTGGGCTGGCACAAGGCGTTCTCGCGCCGGCCGCGTGCGCTGGGCGCGGTGGGCAGGCTGGCGCTCCCGCTGCTGCTGATCGTCGTGGCGCTGAGCGCGTGGACCACCATCGACCGCTTCCACGGCAGCCCCGAGCGGATGGGCCTGCCCACGGCGCTGAGCGTGCGCGCGGACGCCTCACTGGGCGACCGGGAGGCCCGCGCCCTGCTGGAGCGCGACCCGGGGGTCGCCGCCGCCTACCCGGGGGTGGAGGTGGCCGCGCTGGTGCCCGGCCAGACCGCCACCATCGCGCTGCGCGGCCTCGGCACCCAGCGGGAGCCGTACCCGTTCACGCTGGCCGAGGGCCGTGCCGCGCGCGGGACGGACGAGGCGGTGGCCGGTCAGGGGCTGCTGGACCTGCTGCACGTCCGGGTCGGCGACTGGGTGCGGATGACCGTCGGCGACCGGCCGCAGATCCTGCACATCGTCGGCCGCAGCATCGAACCGGAGAACGCCGGCCGGGTCATCTCCACCTCGCTCGACACCCTCCACGCCAACGATCCGGACCTCCGGCCGAGCCTCTACCAGCTGCGGCTGGAGCCCGGTGCCGACCCGGGCGCGGTCGCCGCGCGGCTGGCCGAGGCGGGGCGCGGCCACCTGGACGTGCACACCGTGGCCAACCCGGCCGACGAACTGACCCCGCTGCGCGCGGTCGTCCTCGGGCTGATCGTCGTCCTCGCCCTGATCGGACTGCTCGAACTGCTGACGGCGATCGGCGGCACGGTCCGCGAGGGCGAGCGGGACCTGCTGGCGCTCAAGGCCATCGGTCTGTCCCCGCGGCAGATCACCGCCGTCACGGTCACGGCCACGGCCGGTACGGCCCTCGCGGCCGTGCTGCTGGCCATGGCGCTGGGGCTGCCGCTGGCGCACTGGCTGATCGACGCCCAGGGGAGGTCGAGCGGCGTCGGCGCCGGGATCGCCCAGGGGCCCTCCCCCGCGCTCCTGCTGCTGCTCGGGACGGCCGCCGTGCTGGGCGCCGCCGCCCTCGCCGCCCTGCCGGCCGCGCGAGCGGCCCGCCGACGTCTCGCGGACACCCTGAGCGCGGTGACCTGA
- a CDS encoding ABC transporter ATP-binding protein yields MSESPAPVLRAEGLVKTHHGEGAPAHAVRGVDLRVTRGEFVAITGPSGAGKSTLLHLLGGLQRPDAGSIWLDGERTDGYGEARWAVERRKRIGIVFQFFNLVSDLSVADNVELPALLAGVSPKKARAGREELLAELGLEGKARSMPGELSGGEQQRVALARALVNHPPLLLADEPAGSLDSKGTREVMRLLSRFHQRGQTILLVTHDARLASAADRVISFFDGRIADDAALEGGPAPRRSGISGVLELKD; encoded by the coding sequence GTGAGCGAGAGCCCCGCTCCCGTGCTGCGCGCCGAAGGCCTGGTCAAGACGCACCACGGCGAGGGCGCCCCGGCGCACGCCGTGCGCGGGGTCGACCTGCGGGTGACGCGCGGCGAGTTCGTGGCGATCACCGGCCCCTCCGGGGCGGGCAAGTCGACGCTGCTGCACCTGCTCGGCGGACTCCAGCGGCCCGACGCGGGCAGCATCTGGCTGGACGGCGAGCGCACCGACGGCTACGGCGAGGCCCGGTGGGCGGTGGAGCGCCGCAAGCGCATCGGGATCGTCTTCCAGTTCTTCAACCTCGTCTCCGACCTGTCGGTCGCCGACAACGTGGAGCTGCCCGCCCTGCTCGCGGGGGTGTCGCCGAAGAAGGCCCGGGCCGGGCGCGAGGAGCTCCTGGCCGAGCTGGGTCTGGAGGGCAAGGCGCGGAGCATGCCGGGCGAGCTGTCCGGCGGTGAGCAGCAACGGGTCGCGCTGGCCCGGGCGCTGGTCAACCATCCGCCGCTGCTGCTGGCCGACGAGCCCGCCGGCAGCCTGGACAGCAAGGGCACCCGCGAGGTGATGCGCCTGCTGTCCCGCTTCCACCAGCGCGGGCAGACGATCCTGCTGGTCACCCACGACGCCCGGCTGGCGAGCGCCGCGGACCGGGTGATCAGCTTCTTCGACGGCCGGATCGCCGACGACGCCGCACTCGAGGGCGGTCCCGCGCCGCGCCGGAGCGGTATCTCGGGTGTGCTGGAGCTCAAGGACTGA
- a CDS encoding ABC transporter substrate-binding protein: MRWIHAAGRGLLVLIVVLTGYVASGARADEGGADGRGPLTLATAGDLTGYLGSVLEGWNRTHPGEKVTLVELPDSADETRAQMITDLRGGERGRFDVLNIDVSWTSEFAAAGWIRPLPRDRFPLGTFLPRVVDTATYDGRLYAVPYVTNAGLLLYRKDVLDAEGVPPPRTWAELERAARTVAPEHGLDGYAGQFLPYEGLTVNAAEAVYSAGGTILGDEGERVTVNSRAAREGIGFLARGVREGWIPREALTYKEEESKQAFQDGRLLFLRNWPYAYVAASAPGSAVAGKVGAVPLPGPDGAGTSVLGGSNLAVSGHARHPDSAARLIAYLTSERVQRQVLTRGALPPVRAALYDDPALVRRFPYLPTLRESVLAAAPRPKSPHYDQVSLVVQAVVHDAMSGRQTPEAAVRRLATELAAVSSR; encoded by the coding sequence ATGCGGTGGATCCATGCCGCGGGTAGGGGCCTTCTTGTCCTGATCGTCGTCCTGACCGGTTACGTCGCCTCCGGCGCGCGGGCCGACGAGGGCGGCGCGGACGGCCGCGGACCGCTCACCCTGGCCACCGCGGGCGACCTCACCGGCTACCTCGGCTCGGTGCTGGAAGGCTGGAACCGCACCCACCCCGGCGAGAAGGTGACCCTCGTCGAACTGCCCGACTCGGCCGACGAGACCCGCGCGCAGATGATCACCGACCTGCGCGGCGGCGAGCGCGGCCGGTTCGACGTGCTCAACATCGACGTCAGCTGGACCTCGGAGTTCGCCGCCGCCGGCTGGATCCGCCCGCTGCCCCGCGACCGCTTCCCGCTCGGCACCTTCCTGCCCCGGGTCGTGGACACGGCCACCTACGACGGCCGGCTCTACGCCGTCCCGTACGTCACCAACGCCGGGCTGCTCCTGTACCGCAAGGACGTCCTCGACGCGGAGGGCGTGCCGCCGCCGCGCACCTGGGCCGAGCTGGAGCGGGCGGCGAGGACCGTCGCCCCGGAGCACGGACTCGACGGCTACGCGGGCCAGTTCCTGCCCTACGAGGGCCTGACCGTCAACGCGGCCGAGGCCGTCTACTCGGCGGGCGGCACCATCCTCGGCGACGAGGGGGAGCGGGTCACCGTGAACTCGCGGGCGGCCCGGGAGGGCATCGGCTTTCTGGCGCGCGGGGTGCGCGAGGGCTGGATCCCGCGGGAGGCGCTGACGTACAAGGAGGAGGAGTCCAAGCAGGCCTTCCAGGACGGCCGGCTGCTCTTCCTGCGCAACTGGCCCTACGCCTACGTCGCCGCCTCCGCCCCGGGCTCCGCGGTCGCCGGCAAGGTCGGCGCCGTGCCGCTGCCGGGCCCGGACGGCGCGGGCACGAGCGTGCTCGGCGGCTCCAACCTCGCGGTCAGCGGCCACGCCCGGCACCCCGACTCCGCCGCGCGCCTGATCGCCTACCTCACCAGCGAGCGGGTCCAGCGCCAGGTCCTCACGCGGGGCGCGCTGCCGCCGGTACGGGCCGCGCTGTACGACGATCCGGCCCTGGTCCGGCGCTTCCCGTACCTGCCGACCCTGCGCGAGAGCGTGCTCGCCGCCGCTCCGCGCCCCAAGAGCCCGCACTACGACCAGGTGAGCCTGGTGGTGCAGGCGGTGGTGCACGACGCGATGAGCGGGCGGCAGACGCCCGAGGCCGCGGTGCGCCGGCTGGCGACCGAACTCGCCGCCGTCTCCTCCCGCTAG
- a CDS encoding phosphoglycerate kinase, with product MKTIDELLTEGVTGRRVLVRADLNVPLDGTTITDDGRIRAVLPTVKALAEAGARVVVASHLGRPKGAPDPAFSLAPAAARLGELLGADVAFATDTVGESAGATVAGLADGQVAVIENLRFNAGETSKDDAERGAFADRLAALADVYVGDGFGAVHRGHASVFDLPARLPHYAGYLIATEVGVLKKLTDDVKRPYVVALGGAKVSDKLAVIDELLGKADRILIGGGMAYTFLKAQGHEIGTSLLQEDQIPAVLEYLERAEKNGVELVLPVDTLVAAEFPDMKAKAPSHPTTVAADAMPAGHMGLDIGPQTRKLYASKLADAATVFWNGPMGVFEHPDYAEGTKAVAQALLDSPGFTVVGGGDSAAAVRTLGFDEQAFGHISTGGGASLEYLEGKTLPGLAALED from the coding sequence ATGAAGACGATCGACGAACTCCTCACCGAAGGCGTCACGGGCCGGCGGGTCCTCGTCCGCGCCGACCTCAACGTGCCGCTGGACGGCACCACCATCACCGACGACGGCCGCATCCGCGCCGTGCTGCCCACCGTCAAGGCGCTCGCCGAGGCGGGCGCCCGCGTGGTCGTGGCCTCGCACCTGGGCCGCCCCAAGGGCGCCCCGGACCCCGCCTTCTCCCTCGCCCCGGCCGCCGCGCGCCTCGGTGAACTCCTCGGCGCCGACGTGGCGTTCGCGACCGACACGGTCGGCGAGTCCGCCGGCGCCACCGTCGCCGGCCTCGCCGACGGGCAGGTCGCGGTCATCGAGAACCTGCGCTTCAACGCCGGCGAGACCAGCAAGGACGACGCCGAGCGCGGCGCGTTCGCCGACCGGCTCGCCGCCCTCGCCGACGTGTACGTGGGCGACGGCTTCGGCGCGGTGCACCGGGGGCACGCCTCGGTCTTCGACCTCCCGGCCCGCCTGCCGCACTACGCCGGGTACCTCATCGCCACCGAGGTCGGCGTCCTGAAGAAGCTCACCGACGACGTCAAGCGCCCCTACGTCGTCGCCCTCGGCGGCGCCAAGGTGTCCGACAAGCTCGCCGTCATCGACGAGCTGCTCGGCAAGGCCGACCGGATCCTCATCGGCGGCGGCATGGCGTACACCTTCCTCAAGGCCCAGGGTCACGAGATCGGCACCTCCCTGCTGCAGGAGGACCAGATCCCGGCCGTCCTGGAGTACCTGGAGCGCGCCGAGAAGAACGGCGTCGAGCTGGTGCTGCCGGTCGACACGCTGGTCGCCGCGGAGTTCCCCGACATGAAGGCCAAGGCGCCGTCCCACCCCACCACCGTCGCCGCGGACGCCATGCCGGCCGGCCACATGGGTCTGGACATCGGTCCTCAGACCCGCAAGCTGTACGCCTCGAAGCTCGCCGACGCCGCCACCGTCTTCTGGAACGGCCCCATGGGCGTCTTCGAGCACCCCGACTACGCCGAGGGCACCAAGGCGGTCGCCCAGGCCCTCCTCGACTCCCCGGGCTTCACCGTGGTCGGCGGCGGCGACTCCGCCGCGGCGGTCCGTACCCTGGGCTTCGACGAGCAGGCATTCGGCCACATCTCGACCGGAGGCGGCGCCTCCCTCGAATACCTCGAGGGCAAGACGCTCCCCGGCCTCGCCGCACTGGAGGACTGA
- the pgi gene encoding glucose-6-phosphate isomerase: MNADGRTRLHQTPEWTALAKHREELGEARLRELFAADPGRGTAYTLRVGDLYVDYSKHLVTDDTLRLLVELAEATDVSGLRDAMFRGERINTTEDRAVLHTALRAPRDAVVEVDGENVVPAVHAVLDRMADFAGRVRSGEWTGHTGRRIRNVVNIGIGGSDLGPAMAYEVLRPYTARDLTFRFVSNVDGADLHEAVRDLDPAETLFIVASKTFTTIETVTNATSARSWLLDALGDEKAVARHFVALSTNAEKVTDFGIDTANMFEFWDWVGGRYSFDSAIGLSLMIAIGPDRFREMLDGFRIVDEHFVNAPAEANAPLLLGLLGVWYNNFLDAQSHAVLPYSHYLSKFTAYLQQLDMESNGKYVGRDGREVEWQTGPVVWGTPGTNGQHAYYQLIHQGTKLIPADFIGFAEPAAELSDELKAQHDLLMANFFAQTQALAFGKTPDEVRGEGVPEELVPHKTFKGDHPTTTILARELTPSVLGQLIALYEHKVFVQGAIWNIDSFDQWGVELGKVLAKRVEPALTEGADVPGLDPSTRALVATYRELRGRR, translated from the coding sequence ATGAACGCAGACGGTCGTACCAGGCTCCACCAGACGCCCGAGTGGACCGCACTGGCCAAGCACCGTGAGGAGCTGGGCGAGGCGCGGCTGCGCGAGCTGTTCGCCGCCGACCCCGGCCGCGGCACCGCGTACACCCTCCGGGTCGGTGACCTGTACGTCGACTACTCCAAGCACCTGGTCACCGACGACACCCTGCGGCTGCTGGTCGAGCTGGCCGAGGCCACCGACGTGTCCGGTCTGCGGGACGCCATGTTCCGTGGCGAGAGGATCAACACCACGGAGGACCGGGCGGTGCTGCACACCGCGCTGCGGGCTCCGCGGGACGCGGTGGTCGAGGTGGACGGGGAGAACGTGGTCCCGGCCGTGCACGCCGTCCTGGACCGGATGGCGGACTTCGCCGGCCGGGTGCGTTCCGGGGAGTGGACGGGTCACACCGGCAGGCGGATCCGCAATGTCGTCAACATCGGCATCGGCGGCTCGGACCTGGGGCCGGCGATGGCGTACGAGGTGCTGCGCCCCTACACCGCCCGCGACCTGACGTTCCGTTTCGTGTCGAACGTGGACGGCGCCGACCTGCACGAGGCGGTGCGTGACCTGGACCCGGCTGAGACGCTGTTCATTGTCGCGTCCAAGACGTTCACCACCATCGAGACGGTCACCAACGCCACCTCCGCGCGGAGCTGGCTGCTGGACGCGCTGGGTGACGAGAAGGCGGTGGCCAGGCACTTCGTGGCCCTGTCGACGAACGCCGAGAAGGTCACGGACTTCGGCATCGACACGGCGAACATGTTCGAGTTCTGGGACTGGGTCGGCGGACGCTACTCGTTCGACTCGGCGATCGGGCTGTCGCTGATGATCGCGATCGGCCCGGACCGCTTCCGGGAGATGCTGGACGGCTTCCGCATCGTCGACGAGCACTTCGTCAACGCGCCCGCCGAGGCCAACGCGCCGCTGCTGCTGGGCCTGCTGGGCGTCTGGTACAACAACTTCCTCGACGCGCAGTCGCACGCGGTGCTGCCGTACTCGCACTACCTGTCGAAGTTCACCGCCTACCTCCAGCAGCTCGACATGGAGTCCAACGGCAAGTACGTCGGCCGGGACGGGCGCGAGGTGGAGTGGCAGACGGGCCCGGTGGTGTGGGGCACGCCCGGCACCAACGGGCAGCACGCCTACTACCAGCTGATCCACCAGGGCACGAAGCTGATCCCGGCCGACTTCATCGGCTTCGCCGAGCCCGCCGCCGAGCTGAGCGACGAACTCAAGGCGCAGCACGACCTGTTGATGGCCAACTTCTTCGCGCAGACCCAGGCGCTCGCCTTCGGCAAGACCCCGGACGAGGTGCGCGGCGAAGGGGTGCCGGAGGAACTGGTCCCGCACAAGACGTTCAAGGGGGACCACCCCACCACCACGATCCTGGCGCGCGAGCTGACGCCGTCGGTGCTCGGCCAGCTGATCGCGCTCTACGAGCACAAGGTGTTCGTGCAGGGCGCGATCTGGAACATCGACTCCTTCGACCAGTGGGGCGTCGAACTCGGCAAGGTGCTCGCCAAGCGCGTCGAGCCCGCCCTCACCGAAGGCGCCGACGTCCCCGGCCTCGACCCGTCCACCAGGGCGCTGGTCGCCACCTACCGGGAGCTGCGCGGACGGCGGTGA
- a CDS encoding RNA polymerase-binding protein RbpA translates to MASGNAIRGSRVGAGPMGEAERGESAPRLRISFWCSNGHETQPSFASDAQVPDTWDCPRCGFPAGQDRDNPPDPPRTEPYKTHLAYVRERRSDADGEAILAEALAKLRGEI, encoded by the coding sequence GTGGCAAGTGGCAACGCGATCCGGGGAAGCCGGGTCGGGGCGGGGCCGATGGGCGAGGCCGAGCGCGGCGAGTCCGCGCCGCGGCTGCGCATCTCCTTCTGGTGCTCCAACGGGCACGAGACACAGCCGAGCTTCGCGAGCGACGCGCAGGTGCCCGATACCTGGGACTGCCCCCGCTGCGGATTCCCGGCCGGTCAGGACCGCGACAACCCCCCGGACCCGCCGCGCACCGAGCCCTACAAGACGCACCTCGCCTATGTGCGGGAGCGGCGCAGCGACGCCGACGGTGAGGCCATCCTCGCCGAGGCGCTCGCCAAGCTGCGGGGCGAGATCTAG
- a CDS encoding PadR family transcriptional regulator yields MRLPLLGLLARGPAHGYELKQDLEQLLGSAYPQPNVGQIYVTLGRLEKTGLIEGEDVEQSSRPNKKVYHLTDAGREALRAWYEETADEPRVRDEFFMKLALAPRTGLADQIALINKQRRQYLNTMRQLSKLAAAEDRDNRISHLLIEGAMLHLQADLDWLERCQEELEELQ; encoded by the coding sequence GTGCGGCTGCCCCTCCTGGGCCTGCTCGCCCGCGGTCCGGCCCACGGCTACGAGCTCAAGCAGGACCTTGAGCAACTGCTGGGCTCCGCGTACCCTCAGCCGAACGTCGGCCAGATCTACGTCACCCTCGGCCGCCTCGAGAAGACCGGACTGATCGAGGGCGAGGACGTCGAGCAGTCGAGCCGGCCCAACAAGAAGGTCTACCACCTCACCGACGCCGGGCGTGAGGCGCTGCGCGCCTGGTACGAGGAGACGGCGGACGAACCGCGGGTACGGGACGAGTTCTTCATGAAACTGGCCCTGGCCCCGCGGACCGGTCTCGCCGACCAGATCGCCCTGATCAACAAGCAGCGGCGCCAGTACCTGAACACCATGCGGCAGCTGTCGAAGCTCGCCGCCGCCGAGGACCGGGACAACCGCATCTCCCACCTGCTGATCGAGGGCGCGATGCTGCACCTGCAGGCCGACCTCGACTGGCTGGAGCGGTGCCAGGAAGAGCTGGAGGAGCTTCAGTGA
- the tpiA gene encoding triose-phosphate isomerase: MSTRTPLMAGNWKMNLNHLEAIAHVQKLAFALADKDYEAVEVAVLPPFTDLRSVQTLVDGDKLRIKYGAQDISAHDGGAYTGEISGPMLAKLKCAYVAVGHSERRQYHAETDEIVNAKVKAAYKHGITPILCVGEELEVREAGNHVTHTLAQVEGGLKDLPAEQAESVVIAYEPVWAIGTGKVCGAEDAQEVCAAIRGKLAELYSQELADAVRIQYGGSVKSGNVAEIMAQADIDGALVGGASLDADEFVKIVRFRDQ; encoded by the coding sequence ATGAGCACCCGCACGCCGCTGATGGCGGGCAACTGGAAGATGAACCTCAACCACCTCGAGGCCATCGCCCACGTCCAGAAGCTCGCCTTCGCCCTGGCCGACAAGGACTACGAGGCCGTCGAGGTCGCCGTCCTGCCGCCCTTCACCGACCTGCGCTCCGTACAGACCCTGGTCGACGGCGACAAGCTGCGGATCAAGTACGGCGCCCAGGACATCTCCGCGCACGACGGCGGCGCCTACACCGGTGAGATCTCCGGCCCGATGCTGGCCAAGCTGAAGTGCGCCTACGTCGCCGTCGGGCACTCGGAGCGGCGCCAGTACCACGCCGAGACCGACGAGATCGTGAACGCCAAGGTGAAGGCCGCCTACAAGCACGGCATCACCCCCATCCTGTGCGTCGGCGAGGAGCTGGAGGTCCGCGAGGCGGGCAACCACGTCACCCACACCCTCGCCCAGGTCGAGGGCGGTCTGAAGGACCTCCCGGCCGAGCAGGCCGAGTCGGTCGTGATCGCCTACGAGCCCGTGTGGGCCATCGGCACCGGCAAGGTCTGCGGCGCCGAGGACGCCCAGGAGGTCTGCGCCGCCATCCGCGGCAAGCTCGCCGAGCTGTACTCCCAGGAGCTGGCCGACGCGGTCCGCATCCAGTACGGGGGCTCCGTCAAGTCCGGCAACGTCGCCGAGATCATGGCGCAGGCCGACATCGACGGCGCCCTGGTCGGCGGCGCCTCCCTGGACGCCGACGAGTTCGTCAAGATCGTTCGTTTCCGTGACCAGTGA